A stretch of the Panicum virgatum strain AP13 chromosome 9N, P.virgatum_v5, whole genome shotgun sequence genome encodes the following:
- the LOC120689966 gene encoding probable hexosyltransferase MUCI70 isoform X2 — protein MPSSSSLIQGISISVSDDEEDTGKVRVRVRRKRSRASASASARRRRLLFRTARLGVPLLLAALAVSLLLYESHRLTPSHSSTLSSPSFADFGHLSRAARAAGSPRKSCLKLLDPEKLQNLELPEIPETNTSIKEVVYRSSMHHIKDDISSHTESSRFNLFTGYQTLTEREESFKIKESMTVHCGFCNENRFQVSAVDREYMRYCKVVVATCAFGGGDDLHQPIGMTENSIRKVCYVAFWDEVTRVSQEEEGNKIGEDNMIGLWRIILVSDLPFSDQRLNGKIPKLISHRLFPMARYSIWVDSKSQFRRDPLGVLEALLWRSNSSLALSEHGARSSLYDEAKAIVKKHKATPEEVKVQLDQYRKDGIPDEKKFNGKKDAADEAIYELVAEPVPEPQAGEQQEGAVENTPEEVANPANLQGKPWSITPTLKLMQCVI, from the exons atgccgtcgtcgtcgtcgctgatcCAAGGCATCTCCATCTCCGTCTCCGACGACGAAGAGGACACCGGGAAGGTGCGCGTCCGCGTCCGCCGCAAGCGCTCCCGCGCCTCTGCCTCCgcttccgcccgccgccgccgccttctcttcCGCACCGCGCGGCTGGGCGTGCCGCTCctcctggccgccctcgccgtctccctcctcctctaTGAGTCCCACCGCCTAACCCCTTCCCACTCCTCCACACTGTCTTCGCCATCCTTCGCGGACTTCGGCCACCTctcgcgcgccgcccgcgccgctggTAGCCCCAGGAAGT CATGCTTGAAGCTTCTTGATCCTGAGAAGCTTCAAAATCTGGAGCTTCCAGAAATTCCTGAAACAAATACGTCAATCAAGGAAGTTGTGTACAGATCAAGTATGCACCATATCAAAGATGATATATCGTCACATACAGAGAGTTCACGATTTAACTTGTTCACAGGATACCAGACGCTCACTGAAAGAGAAGAAAGCTTCAAG ATCAAGGAAAGTATGACAGTGCATTGTGGCTTCTGTAATGAGAATCGGTTCCAAGTTTCTGCTGTTGACAGAGAATATATGAGATATTGCAAAGTCGTTGTGGCAACCTGTGCATTTGGTGGAGGTGACGACCTTCACCAGCCAATAGGGATGACGGAAAACTCTATCAGAAAG GTTTGCTATGTTGCTTTTTGGGATGAAGTCACTCGTGTGTCTCAAGAGGAGGAAGGCAACAAAATTGGTGAAGACAACATGATTGGTCTATGGAGGATCATTCTTGTCAGCGATCTTCCTTTCTCAGATCAACGGTTGAATGGGAAAATTCCAAAG CTGATAAGTCATCGCCTTTTCCCCATGGCACGATACTCAATCTGGGTGGATTCAAAATCTCAGTTCCGGAGAGATCCATTGGGAGTCCTTGAAGCCCTCCTGTGGCGTTCAAACTCTTCTCTAGCATTATCTGAACATGGAGCTCGGAGTAGCCTGTATGACGAGGCTAAAGCAATTGTTAAGAAACACAAAGCAACTCCAGAAGAAGTTAAAGTGCAGTTGGATCAGTACCGAAAGGATGGCATTCCTGATGAGAAAAAATTCAATGGGAAGAAAG acgccgcggaCGAAGCAATTTACGAgctggttgctgagccggtcccggagccgcaagcaggagagcagcaggagggcgCAGTCGAAAACACGCCAGAAGAAGTTGCTAACCCCGCtaacttgcaaggcaagccctggaGCATAACACCTactttaaaacttatgcaatgTGTTATTTaa
- the LOC120689966 gene encoding probable hexosyltransferase MUCI70 isoform X1 translates to MPSSSSLIQGISISVSDDEEDTGKVRVRVRRKRSRASASASARRRRLLFRTARLGVPLLLAALAVSLLLYESHRLTPSHSSTLSSPSFADFGHLSRAARAAGSPRKSCLKLLDPEKLQNLELPEIPETNTSIKEVVYRSSMHHIKDDISSHTESSRFNLFTGYQTLTEREESFKIKESMTVHCGFCNENRFQVSAVDREYMRYCKVVVATCAFGGGDDLHQPIGMTENSIRKVCYVAFWDEVTRVSQEEEGNKIGEDNMIGLWRIILVSDLPFSDQRLNGKIPKLISHRLFPMARYSIWVDSKSQFRRDPLGVLEALLWRSNSSLALSEHGARSSLYDEAKAIVKKHKATPEEVKVQLDQYRKDGIPDEKKFNGKKALAEASVIVRDHAPSTNLFMCLWFNEVVRFTSRDQLSFPYVLRRLRPPGVHLFPVCARKDLVNSFGHRRKVKPLVKDAR, encoded by the exons atgccgtcgtcgtcgtcgctgatcCAAGGCATCTCCATCTCCGTCTCCGACGACGAAGAGGACACCGGGAAGGTGCGCGTCCGCGTCCGCCGCAAGCGCTCCCGCGCCTCTGCCTCCgcttccgcccgccgccgccgccttctcttcCGCACCGCGCGGCTGGGCGTGCCGCTCctcctggccgccctcgccgtctccctcctcctctaTGAGTCCCACCGCCTAACCCCTTCCCACTCCTCCACACTGTCTTCGCCATCCTTCGCGGACTTCGGCCACCTctcgcgcgccgcccgcgccgctggTAGCCCCAGGAAGT CATGCTTGAAGCTTCTTGATCCTGAGAAGCTTCAAAATCTGGAGCTTCCAGAAATTCCTGAAACAAATACGTCAATCAAGGAAGTTGTGTACAGATCAAGTATGCACCATATCAAAGATGATATATCGTCACATACAGAGAGTTCACGATTTAACTTGTTCACAGGATACCAGACGCTCACTGAAAGAGAAGAAAGCTTCAAG ATCAAGGAAAGTATGACAGTGCATTGTGGCTTCTGTAATGAGAATCGGTTCCAAGTTTCTGCTGTTGACAGAGAATATATGAGATATTGCAAAGTCGTTGTGGCAACCTGTGCATTTGGTGGAGGTGACGACCTTCACCAGCCAATAGGGATGACGGAAAACTCTATCAGAAAG GTTTGCTATGTTGCTTTTTGGGATGAAGTCACTCGTGTGTCTCAAGAGGAGGAAGGCAACAAAATTGGTGAAGACAACATGATTGGTCTATGGAGGATCATTCTTGTCAGCGATCTTCCTTTCTCAGATCAACGGTTGAATGGGAAAATTCCAAAG CTGATAAGTCATCGCCTTTTCCCCATGGCACGATACTCAATCTGGGTGGATTCAAAATCTCAGTTCCGGAGAGATCCATTGGGAGTCCTTGAAGCCCTCCTGTGGCGTTCAAACTCTTCTCTAGCATTATCTGAACATGGAGCTCGGAGTAGCCTGTATGACGAGGCTAAAGCAATTGTTAAGAAACACAAAGCAACTCCAGAAGAAGTTAAAGTGCAGTTGGATCAGTACCGAAAGGATGGCATTCCTGATGAGAAAAAATTCAATGGGAAGAAAG CGCTCGCCGAAGCTTCAGTGATCGTCCGGGATCACGCCCCCTCGACCAACCTCTTCATGTGCCTGTGGTTCAACGAGGTGGTGAGGTTCACGTCCCGGGATCAGCTGAGCTTCCCCTACGTCCTGCGGCGCCTGAGGCCGCCGGGCGTCCACCTGTTCCCGGTGTGCGCGCGCAAGGACCTGGTGAACAGCTTCGGGCACAGGCGCAAGGTGAAGCCGCTTGTCAAGGACGCGAGATGA